From Paenibacillus sp. PL2-23:
GCTTCATCTTGTCCAGATAGCCGAAGCTGGTAAGCCCGATCATGCCGTAGACGTTCGTTATGCCCAGCGCAAGCGTCTCGTCCACGCCGTACAAGGATTCATCACTCTCCATAATCGCCTGCAGCGGCTCCGGCAGCAGCTTCCTCTCCGCCAGCTCGTCTAACGCGATTCCCGTATACAGCACGTATTGCACTTCCCGCTTCTCCAGCACAGCCCGTACGCTGTCCCTGCACGCCTCCATCTCAAGATCCGCATTGTAAGGCCGCTGCAGGCTGTAGACGATTTCTGCGACATCCTCTATGGTTACGCCTCGCTTCTCCAGCCATTTCTCTATTCCGTTCACGGGCATCCTTCCTCTCGTGGGCTGCTTGTATCTCTATGCATATGCTCGTACAAGCCAATATGTGCATGGAATACTGTAATACCCGCGATCACACCGCTATTTCACAACAGCTGTCCCCGCTCCCAGCAGCCCCTCGATGCCCTGCCGCAGCGCCTCTGATCCATTCACACGATGACTGTCGCTCAGCGCAATCAGCTTGTTCTCCCGTTCATAGAACAGCACCGTATCAAGCGGCCCCGGCTGCGACAGCAGCAGACTCTTGAGCCGGCTGAGCACCTCCGGCTGCTCCTTGTCGGCCCTGATCTTGACGAACATGCGGCCTCTGGGCGGCACGCCGTCACGCGAAGCGGCAGGAGCCCGTTCAGGGGGCCGGGAAGCCTGCCTCGGGGGCGCTGCTCGATCCGCCCCGCCCTGCGGCGGCCTGCTGTAGGCTGTTCGGCTTCGTGCGCTTTGCCGCAGGCGCTTGACCTGGGCGGCCAAGGCTTCATCCGTCCCCTCAACCGGAACAGCATCCTCCACGAGCAGCTTGTAATCCTCGTCGCCATGCTGAACGGTGGCCTGGATGACAACAAGAGCATCCTTCTGGAGCCTTGCCTGCACCCTCTTCCAGACATTCGGGAAGACAACGGCTTCGACGCGCATGACGCGATCCTCCACCTCAAGGAAGGCCATCGCGTTGCCCTTCTTGTTCGTAAAAGGCTTCAGCCCCGCTATCATCACGCCGGCAACGGCAGCCGCCCCTTCCTCCGCGTCGCCCAGGTCAACCAGCCGGTCAAGTCCCAGCTGATCCAGCTGGTCTGCCGCCGCGTCGAGGGGATGGCCGGACAAATACATGCCGAGCAGCTCCCGCTCGAACTCCAGCTTCTGAGTCGTAGTGAACGGGCGAATGTCCGGCAGCTCGACATCCCAGTTCTGAACCTCCTCGAAGCCGAACATCTCGATCTGCAGCTCCTCCTTCTCCTTGCGCCATTTCACCGCGGCCTCAACCGTCTCCTCCAGGACGGCGAGCAGCTGCGCGCGATGGCCCGGCAAGGAGTCGAACGCTCCCGCCTGGATCAGCGATTCCAGCACCCGCTTGTTCACAACGCGGAGATCGACGCGCTTGCACAAGTCGAGCAGGCTCTCGTAGGGTCCTTGCTCCCGCTCCCGCAATATAGCGTCAATCGCCTGTGTGCCGACGTTCTTCACGGAGGCGAGCCCGAAGCGAACGGCACCCTCCACGGGGGTGAACGACACGCTGCTGCCGTTAATGTCCGGCGGCAGCACCTCGATGCCCATTCTGCGGCATTCATCGGCGTATTCCGCCGTCTTGCGCATATTGCCCGTTACGGAAGCCAGCATGGAGGCCATAAACGGAACGGGATAATGCGCCTTCAGCCAAGCCGTCTGGAACGCCAGCACGCCGTATGCCGCGGCATGC
This genomic window contains:
- a CDS encoding phosphatidylglycerophosphatase A, which gives rise to MPVNGIEKWLEKRGVTIEDVAEIVYSLQRPYNADLEMEACRDSVRAVLEKREVQYVLYTGIALDELAERKLLPEPLQAIMESDESLYGVDETLALGITNVYGMIGLTSFGYLDKMKPGIIRQLNVKGEKIHVFLDDLVAGLAAAASARIAHGDPKAIQYHLPELP